The Geminocystis sp. M7585_C2015_104 genome contains the following window.
CCAAGGGGAAGATAAGGGCGTTAGAGAATAGGTGTCCCCATCGTCGGGTAAAATTGAGTGAGGGGGCAGTAGTGGGAGACGAAATAGAATGCGCCTATCACGGTTGGCGTTTTAACCCAGAGGGAAAATGCAGTCTTGTGCCTTACCTGGCAGAAAATCAGAAGATGCCCAGCTGTACCCTCAAATCTTATCCCGTGGAGGAGTTAGACGGCTTTGTTTGGCTATTTCCTGGCAGTGGCGACGCCCAAAAAAACATCAAACCTATGGGGATACCGGAATGGGAGCATCTAAACTATATAGCCAGTTTAGCAGTAATAGACTGTCCTGGCCATTTTTCCTTTTTGATTGAAAACCTAATGGACATGTATCACGGCCATTTACACAAAGATTATCAGGCTTGGGCTAACCCGCGGCTAAAGGAGATAAAAACCAGTGTGGGAAGGGTAGATGCCATATACGAAGCCGACAGTTATTACCGCATCGACAAGATTTGGTCGATTTCCCAACTGTTTCTTCCCTCTCTTCGCCGTCTCCATCCAGAAACACTACGCGTCAGTTACATCTACCCCCATTGGAGTGCTAGCCTAGGGGAGGACTTTAAAATCTACTGCCTATTTTGTCCCATTAATGAAACCCGCACCAAGGCCTACCTAGTTCATTTCACCTCATTACA
Protein-coding sequences here:
- a CDS encoding aromatic ring-hydroxylating dioxygenase subunit alpha, with product MRQWETKTNIRTCGINPNHWYVVALAEEVKDKPVAVTLWHEDIVLFRDSKGKIRALENRCPHRRVKLSEGAVVGDEIECAYHGWRFNPEGKCSLVPYLAENQKMPSCTLKSYPVEELDGFVWLFPGSGDAQKNIKPMGIPEWEHLNYIASLAVIDCPGHFSFLIENLMDMYHGHLHKDYQAWANPRLKEIKTSVGRVDAIYEADSYYRIDKIWSISQLFLPSLRRLHPETLRVSYIYPHWSASLGEDFKIYCLFCPINETRTKAYLVHFTSLQAFKRLHRLPVWFRRLVKNSLFNSAKGLLEGLVRQDLRMIRQEQEAFDQNPSERNYELNPAIGKVQELLLAQAKGQ